From Paenibacillus sp. V4I7, one genomic window encodes:
- a CDS encoding alginate lyase family protein, whose product MMRKTTFHIGVLWKRLLAVVAVVNMIATLMPISTATAADETVSAGYQVEINETITNGFTHPGVGLTKATLENMRTQVLAQKEPWYSYYKAMTVSSTSSTTITSSNQSSTDPTKPAVTSFDSQGFNQRFIQDALKAYTQTLMYYVTGDEVYRANAMRIIRIWSQMDPAKYVYFNDAHIHTGIPLNRMVAAAEILRYSSSQTEELKWTDKDTADFTANLITPAIETFQHENNHFMNQHNYPLLGAMAGYIFTENRERYNEAVEWATVNKMAVNQGFNGSIKQLFRLIDTNAATGEKLDKPVVQHVEMGRDQAHGAGDLTNSAILSRMFLAQGTKVDPVEGTVSTQDNAVGYYEFLDDRFLVAGDFFWKYMLGHDTPWVPVPYSTYPDGTVRGIYQKFSDSYRGRTNTALFWDMYYYYTYVKGINVADKAPYLYDAFTKRSPSNYYYKGALTQAWESVDGGGDFWIYMPKAAESEGAKYLPKEQTSAALVEVEDRYTAFDNNTATKQEGDTSYVEFTATAQGSEIAVQNLSYADRTNSRLIGLKFRTGGPAILELSNGVTTPYYTLALPNTKGQWKYITYDMGINNVSYGQLDGDYSLVYMNVKGAGTTVDFDHFNVQAGTGLTPPSFKAGNSDLNIFAFVGSPLTLDFSATDSGTTDTVAYQSGNKPEDADLNANTGAFSWQPTQAGAYSFIVEASDGTTIATKKANIIVGSDRASAVQAAIAPYNPNISYVSGSLNNFNTVYNNTISQIQTASDSAFSQQLITLRSAVESLQLLTPSLQADGSMAYTNMITSSFGNSISLLVDGNNNTFPVYTLAPYPNLYHILDFGPDYKVTADAIAMQGRMNFVDRMAGMTVFGSNDKENWTRITPEQTAFTDGFSKLDVADAYKNEKFRFIKLEMIDPQPDVLRGNIQNLLELSELRIFGERHEINNKLESVSIGSDKSVNGRIVLGNTVKLTIKAKEAINNVSVKIQGQDAAVSTQDNINFTAVATLNENVQTGIVKFAIDYKKNDGTNGDTTYFTTDNSKLYLADESDLIRNVVSITNLIDSTTSSGRTAAETLKQTNYLFDNDLSTLFRLSFKRRGIWKLHYI is encoded by the coding sequence ATGATGCGTAAGACTACTTTTCATATAGGAGTTCTATGGAAGCGTTTACTAGCGGTAGTTGCCGTAGTGAATATGATTGCAACGCTTATGCCGATTAGCACGGCTACGGCTGCGGACGAAACCGTCAGCGCAGGATATCAAGTCGAAATCAATGAAACGATCACCAATGGCTTTACCCACCCGGGTGTCGGCTTAACGAAAGCCACACTTGAAAACATGAGAACACAGGTACTGGCGCAAAAGGAGCCTTGGTACTCCTATTATAAGGCAATGACCGTATCTTCTACCTCTTCAACAACGATTACGTCGAGCAACCAAAGCTCCACAGATCCGACAAAACCGGCCGTCACTTCTTTTGACAGTCAGGGCTTTAATCAGAGATTTATACAAGATGCTTTGAAGGCGTATACACAGACGCTTATGTATTATGTTACCGGCGATGAGGTTTATCGGGCAAATGCGATGCGCATTATCCGTATTTGGTCCCAGATGGATCCTGCGAAATACGTGTATTTTAATGACGCGCATATTCACACGGGAATACCTCTCAATCGTATGGTAGCTGCGGCCGAAATCTTAAGGTACTCCAGTTCCCAAACCGAAGAGCTGAAATGGACGGATAAGGATACGGCCGATTTTACGGCTAATCTGATTACTCCGGCAATCGAAACCTTTCAGCATGAAAATAACCATTTTATGAATCAACATAATTATCCGCTGCTGGGGGCAATGGCAGGTTATATCTTTACCGAAAACAGAGAGAGATATAATGAGGCTGTCGAATGGGCAACCGTTAATAAGATGGCTGTCAATCAGGGCTTCAATGGATCCATTAAGCAACTATTCCGATTGATTGATACCAATGCAGCGACAGGCGAGAAATTGGATAAGCCGGTCGTTCAGCATGTGGAGATGGGTCGAGACCAAGCGCATGGCGCCGGTGACTTAACGAATTCGGCCATCCTTTCTCGTATGTTTCTTGCCCAAGGCACCAAAGTCGACCCGGTGGAAGGCACTGTATCCACACAAGACAATGCAGTAGGTTATTATGAGTTTCTGGATGATAGATTTTTAGTGGCCGGCGACTTCTTTTGGAAGTACATGCTTGGCCATGACACACCCTGGGTGCCAGTTCCATACTCCACTTACCCTGATGGAACGGTAAGAGGCATCTACCAAAAGTTCTCGGACTCTTATAGAGGAAGAACGAATACCGCTTTATTTTGGGATATGTACTATTACTATACGTATGTGAAAGGGATTAATGTAGCAGATAAAGCGCCTTACTTATATGATGCATTTACCAAGAGAAGTCCATCCAATTATTACTATAAAGGGGCACTTACTCAAGCTTGGGAAAGCGTGGATGGAGGCGGAGACTTCTGGATTTATATGCCAAAGGCGGCTGAGTCTGAGGGGGCGAAGTATCTTCCCAAGGAGCAAACAAGCGCTGCGCTGGTAGAAGTAGAAGACCGTTATACGGCATTTGACAACAATACGGCTACCAAGCAAGAGGGAGATACCTCCTATGTGGAGTTTACGGCAACAGCTCAAGGAAGTGAAATTGCCGTACAGAATCTATCCTACGCTGATCGTACGAATTCCCGTCTTATTGGATTAAAATTTAGAACGGGCGGCCCGGCTATATTAGAGTTAAGTAACGGCGTAACAACGCCATACTATACGTTGGCGCTGCCGAATACGAAGGGTCAATGGAAATATATAACCTATGATATGGGAATTAATAATGTTTCCTATGGTCAGCTCGATGGCGATTACAGCCTCGTTTATATGAATGTAAAAGGAGCAGGCACGACGGTTGATTTTGACCACTTCAATGTTCAGGCAGGCACTGGGCTGACACCTCCTTCATTTAAAGCTGGAAATTCGGATTTGAATATTTTTGCCTTTGTCGGGTCGCCATTGACTTTGGACTTCTCAGCTACGGATTCTGGTACGACGGATACGGTTGCTTATCAGAGTGGCAATAAGCCGGAAGACGCCGATTTAAATGCGAATACGGGCGCATTTTCGTGGCAGCCGACGCAAGCCGGAGCGTATTCCTTTATCGTTGAGGCTTCTGACGGCACAACGATTGCAACCAAGAAGGCCAATATTATTGTTGGTAGTGACAGGGCTTCTGCCGTACAAGCGGCTATTGCGCCATATAATCCAAACATAAGTTACGTTTCAGGATCGCTGAATAATTTTAATACCGTATATAATAACACCATAAGTCAGATTCAGACTGCGTCAGATAGCGCCTTTTCTCAGCAATTGATAACCCTGAGGAGTGCGGTCGAAAGCCTTCAATTGTTAACGCCTTCATTACAAGCTGACGGAAGTATGGCTTATACCAATATGATTACATCCAGCTTTGGCAATTCGATCTCTCTCCTCGTGGATGGTAACAATAATACTTTTCCAGTCTATACGCTGGCGCCGTATCCGAATTTGTACCATATCTTGGATTTCGGGCCGGATTATAAAGTAACAGCTGATGCTATTGCTATGCAAGGCAGAATGAATTTCGTGGATCGTATGGCAGGCATGACGGTATTCGGGTCCAATGACAAGGAAAACTGGACGCGGATAACACCGGAACAAACAGCGTTTACGGATGGCTTTTCAAAATTAGACGTAGCCGATGCCTACAAAAATGAGAAATTCCGGTTTATCAAGTTAGAAATGATTGATCCACAGCCTGATGTTCTTCGCGGTAATATACAGAACTTGCTTGAATTGTCCGAATTAAGAATCTTCGGCGAGCGCCATGAGATTAATAACAAGCTAGAGTCGGTTTCGATAGGTTCAGATAAGAGCGTCAATGGCAGGATAGTTCTAGGCAATACGGTAAAATTAACGATTAAAGCAAAAGAAGCCATCAATAACGTTAGTGTCAAAATTCAAGGCCAGGATGCAGCGGTTAGCACGCAAGATAATATCAATTTTACGGCCGTGGCGACTTTGAATGAGAATGTACAAACGGGTATAGTGAAATTTGCCATCGACTACAAAAAGAATGACGGAACCAATGGAGACACAACCTATTTTACAACCGACAACTCCAAGCTTTACCTTGCCGATGAGTCGGATTTGATCCGCAATGTGGTTAGTATTACCAATTTAATTGATTCTACTACAAGTTCAGGAAGAACAGCAGCAGAAACCTTGAAACAGACGAATTATCTATTTGACAACGATTTAAGCACGCTCTTCCGATTATCGTTTAAACGGCGGGGGATCTGGAAGCTTCATTACATTTGA
- a CDS encoding extracellular solute-binding protein, giving the protein MKTKRISVALLALTVLGATACSNSEQNQASPAVNGSGTQPALAPVTLKGMLFGDQPKDLQLVFDEFEKRTKDTLNTKLNIQWNPISDHKQKVKLMMAAGEEMDFVFEADFISLKELVPQGAYAQLDKYFNNDAYPGLKKAFPPEFVESNKRFDGHLYTIPFTQYFYDIPVVYLRKDLREKYGLPPINSYDDLQKFYDKVLENDKGITPLALRGNRGFQEIFQGETPELPNVAQVLGGLPSIVKLSDDLKKVETIVSVGDPASEWAKLPAPYNTPKTAFPHLDKWAEWSKYLEKDVVSQKDDLGYFMSGKAASYYSTLNAFAKDRKKLRDTIPGADLEMFVLKTKVREMKPHAIGVDYVSNNSVAIPATSKNIDRTMKFFDAVFSSRENHDLLEYGIPGKHWEAVGDNQIKLLDEAKNYNFPGYELTWNPSMIRLSTDLDENTKKYYEYSAKPDTYYTPTLKKFKFDNTAVKSESANIASKVDPFIQLLKTGQIKDWEVQMAKLKVELDALGGDKIGAESKKQIQAYLDKGGK; this is encoded by the coding sequence ATGAAAACGAAAAGAATCTCAGTTGCACTCCTTGCACTAACCGTACTCGGGGCAACGGCATGCAGCAACAGTGAGCAGAATCAGGCAAGTCCAGCCGTGAACGGCTCTGGAACGCAACCGGCGCTGGCGCCGGTTACGTTGAAGGGAATGTTGTTCGGCGATCAGCCGAAGGACTTACAGCTGGTATTCGACGAATTTGAGAAGCGGACGAAGGATACCCTGAATACGAAGCTCAACATTCAATGGAATCCGATCAGCGATCATAAACAGAAGGTTAAGCTGATGATGGCCGCCGGCGAAGAGATGGATTTTGTTTTCGAGGCCGATTTTATAAGTCTGAAGGAGCTTGTGCCGCAGGGCGCCTATGCCCAACTCGACAAATACTTCAATAATGATGCGTATCCGGGTCTCAAGAAAGCGTTTCCGCCGGAATTTGTAGAATCGAACAAGCGGTTCGACGGACACCTGTACACGATTCCGTTCACGCAATATTTCTATGATATTCCTGTCGTCTACCTGCGCAAAGACCTGCGCGAGAAATACGGACTTCCGCCGATCAACAGCTACGACGATCTGCAGAAATTTTATGATAAGGTGCTGGAGAACGACAAAGGTATAACACCGCTTGCATTGCGCGGCAATAGAGGGTTCCAGGAAATTTTTCAAGGAGAAACTCCTGAGCTGCCGAATGTGGCGCAAGTCTTGGGGGGGCTCCCATCTATTGTGAAATTATCTGATGATTTGAAGAAAGTTGAGACCATTGTCTCGGTAGGCGATCCAGCATCGGAGTGGGCCAAGCTGCCAGCGCCTTACAATACGCCTAAGACTGCATTCCCTCATTTAGATAAGTGGGCGGAGTGGAGCAAATACTTGGAAAAGGACGTCGTCAGCCAGAAGGATGATTTGGGTTACTTCATGTCCGGCAAAGCAGCATCTTATTATTCAACCTTGAACGCTTTCGCAAAAGACAGGAAGAAGCTGAGGGATACGATCCCTGGAGCGGATTTGGAAATGTTCGTGCTCAAAACGAAAGTTCGGGAGATGAAGCCGCATGCAATCGGTGTGGACTATGTATCGAACAACTCTGTTGCGATCCCGGCCACTTCTAAAAATATCGACAGAACGATGAAGTTCTTTGACGCGGTGTTCAGCAGCAGAGAAAATCACGATCTGCTTGAATACGGCATACCGGGCAAGCATTGGGAAGCGGTTGGCGACAATCAGATCAAATTGCTCGACGAAGCGAAAAATTACAATTTCCCTGGCTATGAGCTCACATGGAATCCTTCGATGATCCGACTGAGCACCGATCTGGACGAAAATACGAAAAAGTATTACGAATATTCAGCGAAACCGGATACGTATTATACGCCGACGCTGAAAAAATTCAAGTTCGACAATACCGCCGTTAAATCGGAAAGCGCCAACATTGCTTCCAAAGTTGATCCATTCATCCAACTTCTCAAGACAGGTCAAATCAAGGATTGGGAAGTGCAAATGGCCAAGCTGAAGGTCGAGCTGGATGCGCTTGGCGGTGACAAAATCGGCGCTGAATCGAAGAAGCAAATTCAAGCTTACCTCGACAAGGGCGGCAAGTAA
- a CDS encoding OmpL47-type beta-barrel domain-containing protein, protein MTFDFKEGNQTSLSSVELLARQDNNLYSRIRGAVVQGSNDNATWTTLSKAATSTIDWQTLAISGTESYRYIRILNPNGWFGNMAELRFHGVVKSLSKIESASLSSDQNLNKRIVPGNTVKLIIKAKEAINNVKVAIQGQDATVSTQDNINFTAVATLNQGAAAGPVKFTINYKQQDGADGFPITTTSDNTTLFLADESDLISNVASIANLIDSTSGRTAATTLQQVNYLFDSNLNTSSDFRLGSSSGTGSYITYDFKAGNQATLSSVELLGRQDQNLFTRINGAVVQGSNDNTTWTTLTKAAVSTADWQSFAIISKVPYRYIRIYNPTGWFGNMAELRLHGAVKAADLTPPVTTDDAPQGSVNKDTKVSFNATDADSGVASTFFKVDGGAQQTGNSVTLTTEGTHTLVYWSVDLAGNVEQPHTVAVNIDKTAPADATFSPDVTAPTNSDVTLTIGYPADAAVVEYKVGESGTWTAYGAPVVVSANDTVYARGTDAAGNVNNVTSYEVNNIDHVAPVDATIAVETTAPTNQGVTVTISYPADAAVKEYKVGESGTWTAYSAPVIVSDNETVYARGTDAVGNVSNVTSMTVSNIYKIAPVTTATLSPAAPNGNNSWYTTAVSVSLSVTSNVYGGAVTTEYQVNDGAWTTYTGSIPAFSEGMYKFGYRSKDQAGNVEELKTVEFKVDKTAPALSVQLDKTSIWPAEHKMVTINATLNPSDATSGVESVVLTSITSNQPDSGQGDIQANFGTAATSFSLRAEKSRIYTITYTATDKAGNKTVVPVTVTVPHDQSDTE, encoded by the coding sequence ATTACATTTGATTTCAAGGAAGGTAATCAAACTTCGCTTTCGAGTGTAGAGCTTCTTGCAAGACAAGATAATAATCTATACAGCAGAATCAGGGGTGCAGTGGTTCAGGGATCCAACGATAATGCTACCTGGACGACTCTCTCGAAAGCAGCAACATCTACGATAGATTGGCAAACGCTGGCGATTAGCGGCACAGAATCTTACCGTTATATCCGTATTCTCAATCCAAATGGATGGTTTGGAAATATGGCTGAATTGAGATTCCATGGTGTTGTTAAGTCCCTAAGCAAAATCGAATCAGCTTCATTGAGTTCGGATCAAAACCTCAATAAAAGGATTGTTCCGGGCAACACGGTCAAATTAATAATCAAAGCAAAAGAAGCGATCAATAACGTCAAGGTTGCCATTCAAGGCCAAGATGCAACGGTTAGCACACAAGACAATATTAACTTCACGGCAGTAGCGACGTTGAATCAAGGCGCAGCAGCAGGACCAGTGAAATTCACCATTAATTACAAACAGCAAGATGGAGCGGATGGATTCCCCATCACAACTACATCGGATAACACCACGCTGTTCCTGGCTGACGAGTCGGATTTGATTAGCAATGTAGCTAGTATTGCCAATTTAATCGATTCTACTTCAGGAAGAACGGCAGCAACCACATTGCAACAGGTGAATTATCTGTTCGATAGCAATTTAAATACGAGTTCCGATTTCCGTTTAGGCAGCAGCTCCGGAACGGGAAGCTACATCACATATGACTTTAAAGCAGGCAATCAAGCTACGCTTTCAAGTGTAGAATTGCTGGGAAGACAAGACCAAAATTTATTTACCAGAATTAATGGTGCAGTGGTCCAGGGATCCAACGATAATACGACTTGGACGACACTTACAAAAGCAGCGGTATCTACAGCGGATTGGCAAAGCTTTGCGATCATCAGCAAAGTACCGTACCGTTATATCCGTATTTACAATCCGACAGGGTGGTTCGGTAATATGGCTGAACTGAGATTGCATGGGGCAGTGAAAGCGGCCGACCTGACGCCTCCGGTTACAACGGATGATGCACCGCAGGGATCGGTCAACAAGGATACGAAGGTAAGCTTCAATGCGACTGATGCAGATTCCGGCGTTGCCTCAACCTTTTTCAAAGTAGACGGCGGCGCGCAACAAACCGGGAATTCGGTTACTTTGACTACTGAGGGAACGCATACGTTAGTGTATTGGAGCGTGGACTTGGCAGGCAATGTGGAACAGCCGCATACGGTTGCAGTAAACATTGACAAGACGGCACCTGCCGATGCCACTTTCTCCCCAGACGTTACAGCGCCGACCAACAGTGATGTTACTCTCACGATCGGCTATCCGGCTGATGCCGCTGTGGTGGAGTACAAAGTTGGCGAAAGCGGTACATGGACAGCTTACGGGGCTCCCGTGGTTGTTTCCGCAAACGACACGGTGTATGCAAGAGGAACGGATGCTGCAGGTAACGTAAACAATGTAACCAGCTATGAGGTAAACAACATTGATCATGTAGCACCGGTAGATGCAACTATAGCTGTAGAAACCACAGCGCCAACCAACCAAGGTGTTACCGTAACGATCAGCTACCCGGCAGACGCAGCGGTGAAAGAATACAAAGTTGGCGAAAGCGGCACATGGACAGCATACTCCGCTCCAGTCATTGTTTCTGATAATGAAACCGTGTATGCAAGAGGAACGGATGCCGTGGGCAATGTGTCGAATGTAACGAGCATGACAGTAAGCAACATTTACAAGATTGCCCCCGTCACAACTGCAACGTTAAGTCCGGCTGCGCCTAACGGGAATAACAGCTGGTATACGACAGCTGTATCGGTAAGCTTATCCGTAACCTCCAATGTTTACGGAGGAGCAGTGACAACGGAATATCAGGTGAATGACGGGGCTTGGACTACCTATACCGGTTCTATTCCTGCCTTCAGTGAAGGGATGTATAAGTTCGGTTACCGCAGCAAGGATCAGGCAGGCAATGTAGAAGAACTTAAAACCGTCGAGTTTAAAGTTGACAAGACAGCGCCAGCGCTATCCGTGCAGCTGGATAAGACGTCGATTTGGCCGGCGGAACATAAAATGGTGACGATTAATGCCACGCTGAATCCGAGTGATGCTACATCGGGTGTTGAATCTGTGGTGTTAACCTCCATCACGAGCAATCAACCGGATAGCGGCCAAGGCGACATTCAGGCCAATTTCGGTACAGCCGCCACTTCATTTAGTTTACGTGCGGAAAAATCACGTATCTATACCATCACTTATACGGCAACCGATAAAGCGGGTAACAAAACGGTTGTTCCTGTAACCGTTACGGTACCTCATGATCAATCCGATACTGAATAA
- a CDS encoding ABC transporter permease produces MNETISSAVRPEYTGSRSKKNRGVVGRFFYELLRNKFMYALALPGIIWFFVFAYLPMGGIVIAFQDFKVVKGITGSKFVGFKNFEFFFRSSDWIKVVSNTLYLNILFIVIGTIAAVAIAIMVTEIGGKMFKKVSQSVMIFPHFLSWTVVAMFMTAFVATDGGFINQFLGVFGIAPITFLSSPQYWPVILVLLKIWHGAGFGSIIYMATIAGINPEIYESASMDGASRGQKIRFITLPLLKPTIILLTILAVGGIFNGDFGLIYAIIGRNPMLYPTTDVIDTYVFRALMDLGDLGMSAAVGFLQSFIGFVLVITVNAAAKKAAPDSAIF; encoded by the coding sequence ATGAACGAAACTATATCGTCGGCAGTACGCCCTGAATACACAGGCAGCCGCAGCAAGAAAAATCGCGGAGTCGTCGGGCGCTTCTTTTATGAACTGCTCCGCAATAAATTTATGTACGCTTTAGCCCTTCCCGGGATAATATGGTTCTTTGTATTCGCTTATCTTCCAATGGGAGGCATTGTTATTGCTTTCCAGGACTTCAAAGTGGTAAAGGGGATAACGGGCAGCAAGTTCGTCGGATTTAAAAATTTTGAGTTTTTCTTTCGATCAAGCGATTGGATCAAGGTAGTGAGCAACACGTTGTATCTAAATATTTTATTTATTGTGATAGGAACAATTGCCGCCGTAGCCATTGCAATCATGGTGACGGAAATCGGCGGGAAGATGTTCAAGAAAGTATCGCAGTCGGTGATGATCTTTCCTCACTTCCTGTCATGGACGGTTGTGGCCATGTTTATGACCGCATTCGTCGCGACGGATGGAGGCTTTATCAACCAATTTCTCGGGGTTTTCGGTATCGCGCCGATCACTTTCTTGTCGTCGCCGCAATATTGGCCCGTCATTCTGGTGCTGCTGAAAATTTGGCATGGCGCAGGATTCGGCTCCATCATCTACATGGCCACAATTGCCGGAATCAACCCAGAGATTTACGAATCCGCTTCGATGGACGGTGCCAGCCGCGGGCAGAAAATTCGCTTCATTACGTTGCCGTTATTAAAACCGACGATTATCTTGCTGACCATCCTTGCGGTAGGCGGCATATTCAACGGCGATTTCGGCTTGATTTATGCGATTATCGGACGTAACCCGATGCTGTACCCAACAACGGACGTCATTGATACTTATGTATTCCGCGCCTTGATGGACCTTGGAGATTTGGGGATGTCGGCCGCAGTTGGCTTTTTACAATCGTTCATCGGATTCGTGCTTGTCATAACCGTCAATGCTGCCGCCAAGAAAGCGGCGCCGGATTCCGCCATTTTCTAG
- a CDS encoding carbohydrate ABC transporter permease produces MIKESIPDKLLKAAFYVIIAVFSVYCLVPFYAVVANSFTLESEIVRNGYMLLPKKFSLEAYKLIFQDNTIYRAYGVTMFVTLVGTALSMLFTCALSYAISSKAVKYRNAIAFYVYFTMLFHGGLVTSYLLISKYLGMKDSIWVLIIPSMISAWNMFLLRNFFATIDESLSESAKIDGANDAYILFRIILPISLPAIATIGLFYALGYWNNWFNALLYINDSDKYPLQYLIQRIMNNLDYINQVSPNANVNIPNYVAPAITVRLATTIVTIGPIILLYPFLQKYFVKGLMVGAVKG; encoded by the coding sequence ATGATCAAGGAAAGTATACCAGATAAGCTGCTCAAAGCGGCATTTTACGTCATCATCGCTGTCTTTTCAGTGTATTGTCTCGTTCCGTTCTATGCCGTTGTGGCCAACTCATTTACTTTAGAGTCTGAAATTGTAAGGAACGGGTATATGCTGTTGCCCAAGAAATTCAGTCTGGAAGCCTACAAGCTGATTTTTCAAGACAATACCATCTACAGAGCTTACGGCGTGACAATGTTCGTTACATTAGTCGGCACGGCATTGTCAATGCTGTTCACCTGCGCATTGTCCTACGCCATCTCATCGAAAGCGGTAAAGTACCGTAATGCAATCGCTTTCTACGTCTATTTCACGATGCTGTTCCATGGCGGCTTGGTTACCTCCTATCTGCTCATATCCAAATATTTGGGCATGAAGGATTCGATTTGGGTGCTGATTATTCCCAGTATGATTAGTGCATGGAACATGTTTCTGCTGCGGAATTTCTTCGCTACCATTGACGAATCGCTCTCGGAATCCGCCAAGATTGACGGAGCCAACGATGCCTATATTTTGTTCCGCATCATTTTGCCGATTTCGCTTCCCGCAATCGCAACGATTGGGCTGTTCTATGCGTTAGGATACTGGAACAATTGGTTTAACGCGCTTCTCTACATTAATGACTCGGATAAGTATCCGCTGCAATATTTGATTCAGCGCATCATGAACAATTTGGATTATATCAACCAGGTGTCTCCGAACGCCAACGTAAACATTCCGAATTACGTTGCTCCAGCGATAACAGTTCGATTGGCAACGACGATCGTGACGATTGGTCCGATCATTCTCCTGTATCCGTTTCTTCAGAAATATTTTGTCAAAGGCTTAATGGTTGGCGCAGTTAAAGGCTAA